Genomic window (Zingiber officinale cultivar Zhangliang chromosome 2B, Zo_v1.1, whole genome shotgun sequence):
gaattaattaatgctttcaaagtttttcaaacatttgttcaaaattattttagaattttttttttgaaagttctctttaacacttagaaaaattctcagaagatTTCTTTAGTTAAAGGTtgtaatgaaattgaaaatttctgcttaaaattattagaaaataattatagatatataattttccttagaaaattttacttaattttttttcagaaactctttatgtgaaaattattgtaaattttcttagtctttaacccttagattttttttttaaaccccaCTTTTTttttgatcaaagggggagaaggattagtataagtctagggggaggtagaccaaaaatattaacttattctattttttcacttaaattacaaattaaattaatttacttaattttatttaatgtttattttaaccctagcttaacttgggttgatcacaccaaaaagggggagattgttggaactccaaggttgttttggtgtgatcaacaagttaagttaggtcctgtgtgtttctaaccttgtgtctaagtgtgcaggagcttaggagcacagatagtcgagcggaagaagcggctagcaagaaggacggtagtccgagggacgaggtgctgcggaagagtacatcggcggacgagaaggaagcgtgtagtggttccgagggacgaaagccggagcagaagattgctcggggagcaagagacgcagctagcgagaaggacgacacgcggtgcgtccgagagacgaagactgcggacgagtacgccggcggacgagaagggaacacgcggcgattccgagggacgagaagccggagggaagcccactcgagaagaccggaagttgggttcgggtgagccatattccggatggcaaagatcacccaagcgacgaatccggggcagaggatccggacgaaagtcaaccagagttgactcagcatccggggcgcccggaactgtccggggcgcccggacaagcccggggcacccagaacccttccaggcgcccgaaagtcagattttgaccagatcgagctttgactcgatctgaacgttgggggataaaatttatccccccagggcgctcggaacccttccaagcaccccgaccaaggctataaatatagccttgcttCAGAAGCTTTGAAtaaactcagaaatttacattccaaacacttgtgcgcttctgttctagtttagcttctgtcttttgtgcttttacTGGTggaagaggcttctccgcctgaaggagattgatagtgcgatcatctttcttggattaacaatcaccccGGTAGTAACCAaatcaaatccggtgcctcttccttttcttgctttttcttgtttaagttaattttatgcaagtgttagtttaagagttcgagaagggttgttttgtttttgattttacaggctatccaaccccccttctagccggccgcaacggtcctacaccttcttcgtccagttgcactcttctttatcttttggcgctgcatatccatacttcattattaaaagtatatcaaattcagttttgaaaaatacctccatttttcgcttccaagtagcgaagtcttcgtcgaactttgggggatgaatgttcacgCCAGCCATcgtcctgatctttgtgcttcagtcggcgattagtcctcctgaagctgtcatactctgataccacttgttggttcagCGGAGGTCGGTAAGAGGAggatgaattgcctgaaaaataaaaactataccctcctcgtgctttcaactcaaaaatgcaatagcaataacaaaataactgaaataaagaaacagaaataaaacagagactcagcaattaacctggtaacaaccaagatggttgttaatccagggcgatgaaaagtgcactagaaaaagtctcctttactgaaggtggagaagccttttatactctaacagctcagaactatttctaggaatgaatacagagttgattgaacaattgataCCTAATTTCTAGGTGTAGGGGGTCCTTTTATAGgccctggaaactctatctcgtaggtctaaggcgcctccaacagatgtccaaggcgcctccaatgagttgttcgaatagaactctatccgaacctcaacggtcattttgacctggctcaaggcgccttcgacGAGCAATAAAGGCGCTTTcaatgttgaaggtgccttcaatgcatgtttaaggcaccttcaaggttccTGTTATAAATACCTTCCTgcttgcatggtataaatagtttccagcctcttttgactccttttcttcttcgctttgacttccgaagctccgtttgtttgggtgattttggTCAACTGAAATAAAGCTCATCCgaatccaatttccggccttctcctcgagcagtcttcctccccggcttaacgtccctcgaacgccgcgtacgttcttctcgcccaccggtgtactcttccgcagctctctcgtccttcggacgcaccgagcccgtcggctcccttcatgtgtcatccttctcgctagttgcgtcttccgctcgacttcttgcgcttctaagctcctgtacactcagacacagggatcaaacacaaagcaggacctaaccaacttggttgatcacatcaaaacaaccatgagtTATAACACGCGACTCGGTCAATATTCTATCTATCTCATTCGACGGTCCATCCGACTCAGATTACGACCAGGATTAGTGATAATAAAATAATAGATAATGATCCCTTTTGATTCCTTAGGTATTTATTATTTGGCTATTGTTATGGGATATTTCCCGATTATATCGTTTGTAAAAAGATAATTTTACTAAAAAGAAAACGTAAAAAAAGTAATTGAACAAAAATGAGTAAACATGGAAATAATAAATTAAACTGATTGATTGCATTGGTCTGTCTATAAACAGACAATTTATAGATATGAAATAGTAAATAGCTCTTACTTTAATTATAGCACCGATCGCCACCGACCACTGCCACTACCTGAATTCCATTATAGCTAGCAATTAATAGAACAAGGAGAAGAAAATATCACAAAAATAAGAATAAACTAGATTAAACAATAGGATTCCATTACATCATCATCATTATCTCACATTGTCCAACTGCTACATATAAcacttttaaaagatagtttatgAATGATGAAATTCAAAACATATTTTGCATAAGATAAATTGTAGCATAATATGATTATGTTCATTTTATGTGTTCTTTATAATTCATTCTAAGATTAACTTGCGGAGATGTGGGATTCAGAAATATCAAGTCTGTCAGCACATTATCATGCAAAAAAACCTACCTGTGTAATATATTGATGATTTATTTCCTAGTCTTCAATCTTGAGAAATATCAAACATTTAGGATCTTTGTTATCATGATATTCCTTAATGACAAGGGGCTTGTATCCTTTAGGCAGCTTCTCTTCTAATACCCTTATGgagaagggcacttgctcttCCATCTCTACTCGGGGTTCTTCCTTAAGAACGATAGCTTTTCCTTTCTTAGAGTCCCTGGGCGGGGAACTCTCCGCTATAGAAGTTTGCGGTTGTTCTTTCTTCGGATTGTAGCACCCAGGGCCCCACTGATAGAAACCTAGACCGAGCTCCCTGTAGAAGGTAAGAGGAAATTCCTCCGGCTGCTTTCTTTTAGATCCCCGATCAGAAATATTCGTTGGCTCTTTGGAAACTTCGGGCAGTTTGTGTGGTCGGGAAACAGTAGTTTGTCTTGCTGAAGCCGCCCGCTTCTTGGCCTCCTTAAAGAGCTCATATTCTCCTACTATCATAGTGACATTGATTCTGCAGGTCtcttccatcttcacgttccagaacaggtaaGTGTTtttccacagacggtgccaaattgatctcatccggaatctgagtcagatgaaggccgGTTGCGCTGTCACTGGTGTTGACGGAAGGTGACGGAGACCCTCTATGAGTACAATACTTCGAGGGCAGGTTCACACGGGTTACTGACAAGGGGCGGTGACGAGGATGATGAAGCGAGAgttccctgcgcacactcagacgagcaccCTCCACGTTagggaccaagaaccagggaaaacgTCCCCAgagcaggccctccgatgctcaagtcaggtagttTTTGTTGGATCGCGAcgatcggctagaagggggttgaatagccctgaaaaaataaaaacaacccttctcgaactcaacagaacacttgtataaataaattaactaaacataaagtaaaataaGAGACAAatggtttttacttggttacaaccggggaggttattaatccaaggaaagtgtagcactagaatatctccttcaggcggagaaacttcttacagcagtgaaagcgcaaaaaacagaagctaaactaacaaggaagtacacaagtgttggaatacagaattcttgagttgatttgaagcttctaggccaagactatatttatagccttggtcggggcacttggaagggtttcaggcgcctgggaggggataaacttttatccccttcgcaatggatcgcgtttgacgtgatcctggtcaaaagtcaatcCCGGGCccgaccactaaagtcaaccaagttgacttttggaccaagccctctgctccggtgctgctcgccttggtctgagtcttccgctccggcttcgctcgcttgggtgatttcagccaacagaaataaggctcacctgaacccaatttcgactttctcgagcaaccttccgctccggcttctcgtccctcagaaatgacGCGtgtctccttctcgtccaccagcgtactttTCTGCAGCGCCTCGTACCtgagacgcaccgagcccgtcggctccctcccgtgtcgtccttctcactagctgcgtcttttgctcgactccctgtgcttctaatttctgcacacttagacacaaggttaaaacacgacagaaccaaacttaacttgttgatcacatcaaaaccatcctggggttccaacaatctctcccgttttgatgtgagcaacctaagttaagttatggtaaatagacataaaaatgaaataactaatattgcaataaagtgtaaaaagatagaaaaataaaaaattttggtctacctcccccaagacttatatttttccttcttcccctttgattacataaaaaatgaggtttcaagaaaaaatctaagggttaagacttagaaaattttgaaaattatttcaaagatttcacttaaaaatttgcaataattttcaacaatgtttctaagtttcttaaaaaaattctaagttaaacaaaattctaaattAGATAATTTGCAAaagaagtatttttgaaagaatttttctaacttaaatattTGAGAATTGTCTAAGTAAAACTCTAGGTAAGAAAACTTTCtaagtaaaaagaaatttaagcAACAATttctaattttcagaagaaattttaacttaggcaaaaataatttttgagaatttttctaagtaaaaattttacgcaagaaatttttctaagtaaaaaaatttttttgaaagatttccaaaaaaaattttgaaaaactttttaaggcattattaaatttcaatcttaatactttatcagaaagttaattaaacattttatttcaatattttggcttccaggcagtggcgaggtactaggctttcttggttattggagcaacaaccactttcttagacaaagcctcataaagaaatttaatgtctaattttctcgctaaaagctctaaatctaattaatagtCCAAGTTAAacaggactttggaacccaatataggttccagcctactagattaactaaaaatttcttagggacattgtcccttgtggtatctaaaataccaatttagattattaaattttctaacatttgtaTTAGATGAACAAacacgatttttcaagttatttacttgtatttttaaattatcattttctaattttaatttgtctaattcttctaaaggacAAGATTTAGTtagtattacttttaaaattttaatttctttttttaatttacaacaatccttagttaacagtttaataaacttaaatagtttatcgggaggaagagatcatacttgatttaccttgtcgatctcgttatccgtgtctccccctgaattgctgctatcttctgatgtagctcccccttcatcgatgctctcgatgctcatttcggaagagcttgactctcagttgtcgtcttgatgacttgccattagtgcaagttcgGAGAAGGCCTCAACTTCCGATTTGgatgacgtatcatcccacgtcgcctttaagaccttgcgtttttggacagacttcttacctttgtccttatccttattcctcagcttggggcagttgttcttgacgtgcccttcttcattacagtggtagcaacagatcgtccttttctttctaccctacggatggttagtatttttagatttacaaagtttcttgaaacgtcttaccatcataatcatttcctcatcgtcgagagaggactctgactcaggttcgtctctcgatgctttgaaggCGTCAttgtgcttgggctccttcgtacctgcatatcttgattcatgcacttcaaatgtcgagaataattcttctaaagtaattttttctaaatctttagaaatataaaaggcatctactagtgatacccatttcgtatttctaggaaaagaatttagTGCATACCTAAGTGAATCTCGGTTACATACCTTTTCTCCGAAATTCGAAAGTTCGGTGATAAGCTCTTTgactctcgagtgcagatgcgcagttgtttcgtcttctccaagttgcaggttggtgagctggttgcgaagtagatcccgtcttgcgagcttggcttcagacgtcccttcgtgcagctcaagaaacttctcccaaagttcctttgcggggttgtagttgccgattcggttgacttcttgtggtggaagaacGCTCAACAGATGATATTCTGCTTTACCGTTTGCcatgtagtcggcctgctccttttttgtccactgATATTTCTCTTTACCTTCTGGTGTtgtaaaaccaaatttcattattaacaatAACTCAAAAtccgtttaaaaaaaaatacctgcattcgctttttccaggtagcgattTCCCCTTtgaacttcggtgggtagatgcttggtccgaccatagGTTCggtgcttcgttcgacggttagttctcctgaagaatctttgctctaataccacttgttggatcatgacggccggctagaaggggggttgaatagccctgtaaaaataaaaacaaccattctcgaactttcaacagaacacttgcataaataaattaactaaacaaaAAGTAAAATAAGAGGCAAaggggttttacttggttacaaccggggaagttgttaatccaagaaaagtgtagcactagaatatctcctttaggcggaaaagcctcttacaacaatgaaagcGTAAAAAACAAAAGCTAAACTAAcaaggaagcgcacaagtgttggaatacagAATTCTTAAGTTGATTTGATGCTTTTgggccaaggctatatttatagccttggtcggggcgcttggaagggatccaagcacctgggaggggataaacttttatccccttcgcaacggatcacatttgatgcgatcctggtcaaaagtcaatcCCGGgccccggaatggttccgggcgctcagataggtcgggcgcttggaccactaaagttaaccaagttgacttttggtctgggccctctgctccggtactgcttgcctcggtctgggtcttccgctccgactccgctcgcttgggtgatttcagccaaccgaaataaggctctctcgaacccaatttcggctttctcgagcaaccttccgctctggcttctcgcccctcggaaatgtcgcgcgtctccttctcatccactcgcgtactcttccgtagtgccTCGTACCTGAGacacaccgagcctgtcggctccctctcatgtcgtccttctcgctagttgcgtcttttgctcgactccctgtgctcctaagcttctgcacacttagacacaaggttaaaacacgataggacctaacttaacttgttgatcacatcaaaaccaccctggggttccaacactttttCCCTAGAAAAATAGTAAAACGTAGAAAGTAGAAGACAAATGCGAAAAAGTTAGTGAGTGTGCCTGCGCAAGGGAGAGGAtacccctttttatatgaccataCGTACTTCAGGCTTCTGGCATGTGTTAGGAAATATCGGGTGTCAGACCTTGTCTAGTGATGAGTGACACTTGGCATCCTCTTATAGGTCGGAAGAAGGTTCTGTTATCAGCGAGTCACAAATCGTTAGAATATACCCTGACACACAGcagatattctctgacaggtggttacgaatCTCTGACTCTGTTGTCATTTTTGTTGATCGGACATGAACAAGAGAACTCCTGACAACCAGCAATTGACGAGCCTGACCTGGATGTATCTGAGTAGTCAGTCGTATCCCGACCAGACGTATCAAGTTCTTATATATAAGTCTGTTGTGAGAAAATCCGGCCGGTAGAGATGGTTCCTTCTCTTCCTTCCCTGTTCCTTATGTTACCAGTCTGACTTCCCAACCTGAACATATCAACCGAGCAACCATTCCGAATTCCCGATCTGGGCCTCTCGACCGAGCAGCCATTTTGAATTCCTAACCTAGGCATCCCGACCGAGCAACCTATCTGAATTCCCGACATGGCCATCCAGACCGAGCAATCTGTCTGAATTCCCGACATGGGCCTCTCGATCGAGTAACCTATCTTAATTCCCGACCTAGGTCTCTCGACCGAGTAACCTATCTAAATTCCCGACCTGTGCCTCCTGATCGAGTGTTAACTGGGTAGCGACTTTTAACAATTACAGCCCCTCTGCGGAGTGATACGCCTCTtcgacttctgactgtcatgtacccttgacttttgactgtcacgccCCCTTAATCATATCCTACCATTATACACCATATCAATATTCATTTTATATGTTCTTTAAAATTCGTTCTAAGATGGAAAATTTTTTCCTTACAGCTCTAAGTTAAAGATTAACTTGCGGGGATATGGGATTCAGAAATATCAACTCTGTTAGCACATTATCCTGCAAAAAAAAACCTACCTGTGTAATATATTAATGATTTACTTCCTAGTCTTCAATCTTCCTTTGGCTGCTATGTTTTTTCAGGAGGTCTATCTGGGAAGCCAATGTCGAAAGCCCACGCATGCATCAAACTAATGCACGTCTGATCAAGCAAATTAAAGCACGATTGCTTCGTCATCGGAGCAGACGATCGATCGATGCACATGGCTTTTGACTCAGTGCTGTCGTCTAAGCACGTCTGCGTCGTCGGTGCTGGGCCCACCGGCCTCGTCTCCGCCCGTGAGCTCCTCAGGGAAGGCCACTCCGTCGTCGTGCTAGAGCAGAACCACGACCTCGGCGGCCAGTGGCTCTACCAAGATGCCGCCTCCGCCACGGCCACAGTCCACAGCAGCGTCTACGCTTCCTTGCGCCTCAACGCCCCCAGAATTTACATGGAGTTCACCGACTTCATGTTCACTCCCGTCGAAGGAAGAGACACCAGGAACTTCCCCGGCCACCGCGAGCTCTTCCTCTACCTCAAAGACTTCGCCCGGTGTTTCGGGTTGAACGAACTCATCAGGTTCAACACAGAAGTAGTCCACGTCGGCACGGCGGCAGCAACTGGCAAATGGATTGTGAGATCAAGGGAGAGGAGAACTGATGACGGTGAGTTCATGGAAGAGATCTTTGATGCGGTTGTCATCGCCACCGGCCATTTCTCCCTACCCAGGCTCCCAAAAATCAAGGGTAAAGCATTCACTAAGCTCTTTACGTGATTTGGCCACTCTGTTACCTTCTCTTCTTCTGTGCTCCTCAGGAATGGAGGAGTGGAAGAGGAAGCAGCTTCACAGCCATGTCTACAGAGTCCCAGAGCCATTCCAAGATGAGGTGGTTCTTTGATCTATTGCAGCCACAAAGAAACAGTTAAAACAACAGAGGATTAAGTACAATCTCCTTTTTTTTGCAGGTGGTGGTGGTCGTTGGTGGTTCACTCAGTGGATCAGAGATTGCTCTGGAGCTTGTTCATGTAGCCAAAGAAGTCCATATAAGTACTAAACACACCGAAATCCCTCATAAATTTGTGAAGCCTGTGGCCAAGTATGCACATCTGCTCTGGCATCAACAGGTAATTGTAGGAGTTCAGGAGATATTGTTGTCTTCCATCGATATCATTAAGACACTGATAATTAGTTAAAGATTATCAGACTAAATTGAGTGAGGATAATCTATTACCTTTAACAGCAATGGTATGGATCATATCAGCTGTGATTTTGTTTCAGATTTTTGAATGACTGCACTACATATGTTGCAGATTGAGTTGCTTTGTGAAGATGGAACTGTTCTATTTGCTGGAGGAAATTCCTGAAATATACCAATTACGTAAAATGTGGAAAACAATGTGTTTATTTTGAAAGTAGTTACCTTGGTGTGTGTTTCGCATTTGCAATATGCGAAATTTAATAGGTTTCATATTCTGCAAATGCGAAACTAATGAAAATCACAGACATGCTACGATATTTGGTATTTATATCGTGGTAATTACAAAATGTCGTAGCAAATATCGATATTTGCTCTGTAGTTACCTGAACACAAGAATGCTACGATATTTGCTCTGTGGCGAGCTTTCCTATTAAAACTAAGAATTTTTTTGCTTCAAAAGCATTGATTTCGCATTCGTTAAATGCGAAAGCAATAGTTTCGCATTTGCTAAATGTGAAAGCAATAGTTTCGCATTTGCTAAATGCGAAACCAATGCTTTAAAAGACCAAAAAATTCTTAGTGTAGATGTTTTCGCATTTGCTGCTTTCTGCTCCAAAACTaaggatttcttttttttttatttgctaaATGCGAAACCAATGTTGTTGCGATAAACAATAAAATTCTTACTGTAAATGCTTTCGCATTTGTTATTTTATGCTCCAAGAACTAAGGATTTTCTCTTTTTTTGTTTGCGAACTGCGAAACCAATGCTTTTGCAACAAACCAACTTGTTCACCCAAATTCTCAGAGAAAAATACGGGCTATAGCGACATCCGACTTATTCACTTATTTAGTTCAACAAGACAaataaaatcattgaatttttacCGTGTAACTTCGCAACCATTAGTCAACAATGCATAATAAATCGCTTACCTCAGTTGAACAAT
Coding sequences:
- the LOC122047908 gene encoding flavin-containing monooxygenase FMO GS-OX-like 9; the encoded protein is MHMAFDSVLSSKHVCVVGAGPTGLVSARELLREGHSVVVLEQNHDLGGQWLYQDAASATATVHSSVYASLRLNAPRIYMEFTDFMFTPVEGRDTRNFPGHRELFLYLKDFARCFGLNELIRFNTEVVHVGTAAATGKWIVRSRERRTDDGEFMEEIFDAVVIATGHFSLPRLPKIKGMEEWKRKQLHSHVYRVPEPFQDEVVVVVGGSLSGSEIALELVHVAKEVHISTKHTEIPHKFVKPVAKYAHLLWHQQIELLCEDGTVLFADGSSVVADTILYCTGYSYSFPFLDTKGVIHVDENRIGPLYEHTFPPSLAPSLSFVGIPNKFIIFRFFESQGRWIAQVLSGKRKLPSADEMMKAIEEVERHQELEEPKNFIQVIAELLEYYDRYGDQCDFPHLEDWRKEISLKFFENSINNIETFRDE